The genomic interval CCTGGAGCATCAACTACAAAGGTTGGTACTGCAAACCCTGATGTGTGTCCTCTTAATCCCTCTATTATTTCTATACCTTTAGCAACACGTGTTCTAAAATGCTCAATTCCCATTGATAAATCACATTGATATATATAATAAGGTCTAACTCTTATTTGAACTAATTTATGAACTAATTCCCTCATTATATGAACACAATCATTTATTCCCCTAAGCAATACAGATTGGTTTCCTAGAGGTATCCCTGCATCTGCTAATTTTTCTATCGCCTTCTTAGATGCTGGTGTTATCTCCTTTGGATGATTAAAATGTGTATTTAACCAGATAGGATGATATTTCTTTAGCATATTCACTAAGTTATCTGTAATCCTTTGAGGTAAAACAACAGGTGTTCTAGAGCCTATCCTTATAACCTCTACATGAGGTATCTCTCTTAATCTTTTAATAATAGATTCTAATCTCTCATCTGAAACTAATAACGCGTCTCCTCCTGATAATAATACATCTCTAACCTGTGGAGTATTTCTTATATATTCAATTGCTGCTTCTATTCTATCCATTGGCATTGCTGAATCCTGTTGTCCAGCAAATCTTCTTCTAGTACAATGTCTACAATACATAGAACATTGGTCTGTAATTAGAAGTAACACTCTATCTGGATATCTATGGGTTAAGCCTGGTACAGGAGAATCAGTATCCTCATGTAATGGGTCAACCATATCTGCAGCCCCTGTATATGTCTCTTTTATTGTTGGTACTGCTTGCATTCTTACTGGACAATTTGGGTCATCTTTATCCATTAAAGATGCATAATATGGAGTTATCCCCATCCTAAATTTCTTCAAAGTCTCTTTAATTTCCTTTTCTTCTTTTTCGGTAAGGTTTATAACTTTCTTTAAGTCTTCTACGTCTGTTATTCTATTTCTAACCTGCCATTTCCAATCGTTCCACTCTTCTTCTGTAACATCCTTCCAAAGCTCAATATCTTTATAATCTCTCATATAATTTTACCCCCATATAAATATATTTTAAAGTTCCAAAATTAAACAAAATAGGTGCATTAAGTAACCTAAATCATTTTAAATTTTCAATATTTAGATGTAGCTTTAGCCGATGGACGAGGGCGTCCATCGGCAAATCCTTATACGTCTTTTTTTCCTTCAACTTTCACGCATCACCTCTTCTAGTCCGCCATTATGCATAAAGCTCTTCATATATTTTTCTTAAAGTTTCATTTTCTCTCATTATTTGAAGTGATATCTTTGCATGTCCTTTAGTATATCCATTTCCGATTATCATATTTATATCTTTTCCTACCCCTTCTGCTCCTAGTGCTGCTTTAGTAAAGCTTGTTGCCATACTAAAGAAATAAACCATACCATCATCTTTAGTTGCTAATATACTTGCCATCTCAGTATTAGGAACGTTTACACAATTTATAGTTATATCTGCCATATCTCCCTCAGTAACTTCTTTTACTTTTTCCATAACTTCAACTGCATTTGTTGCATCTGCCACTATGTAATGGTCTGCAAGGTCTGCTTTTTTTGCCCTTTCTATACTCTTTTCACTATGTCCTAAACAAATGACCGTTCCTGTAACC from Caldisalinibacter kiritimatiensis carries:
- the ablA gene encoding lysine 2,3-aminomutase, encoding MRDYKDIELWKDVTEEEWNDWKWQVRNRITDVEDLKKVINLTEKEEKEIKETLKKFRMGITPYYASLMDKDDPNCPVRMQAVPTIKETYTGAADMVDPLHEDTDSPVPGLTHRYPDRVLLLITDQCSMYCRHCTRRRFAGQQDSAMPMDRIEAAIEYIRNTPQVRDVLLSGGDALLVSDERLESIIKRLREIPHVEVIRIGSRTPVVLPQRITDNLVNMLKKYHPIWLNTHFNHPKEITPASKKAIEKLADAGIPLGNQSVLLRGINDCVHIMRELVHKLVQIRVRPYYIYQCDLSMGIEHFRTRVAKGIEIIEGLRGHTSGFAVPTFVVDAPGGGGKIPVMPNYVVSMSSNKVVLRNFEGVITTYTEPENTAHECNCPVCRGEREDKLTGVAGLLEGNDISLEPTKLERRKRGQ